Proteins from one Corvus cornix cornix isolate S_Up_H32 chromosome 19, ASM73873v5, whole genome shotgun sequence genomic window:
- the LOC104691103 gene encoding NADPH--cytochrome P450 reductase isoform X2, with product MGCVYSAPREEPAMARAAPVRDSSFIEKMKKTGRNIVVFYGSQTGTAEEFANRLSKDAHRYGLRGMAADPEEYDLSDLSRLSEIDKSLAVFCMATYGEGDPTDNAQDFYDWLQEADADLSGLRFAVFGLGNKTYEHFNAMGKYVDKRLEELGAQRIFELGLGDDDGNLEEDFITWREQFWPAVCEHFGVEATGEESSIRQYELVVHTDVNMNKVYTGEMGRLKSYENQKPPFDAKNPFLAQVTENRKLNEGGERHLMHLELDISNSKIRYESGDHVAVYPANDSSLVNQIGEILGTDLDTVMSLNNLDEESNKKHPFPCPTSYRTALTYYLDITNPPRTNVLYELAQYATDASEQERLRKMASSAAEGKALYLSWVVEARRNILAILQDMPSLRPPIDHLCELLPRLQARYYSIASSSKVHPNSIHICAVTVEYETKTGRLNKGVATNWLKNKVPDQNGSSSLVPMYVRKSQFRLPFKPSTPVIMIGPGTGIAPFIGFIQERAWLKQQGKEVGETVLYYGCRHEHEDYLYREELARFQKEGVLTQLNVAFSRDQAEKVYVQHLLKKNKENVWKLIDEGMAHIYVCGDARNMARDVQNAFYEIVSEFGNMSQPQAVDYVKKLMTKGRYSLDVWS from the exons agcagctccagtgagAGACAGCAGCTTCATCGAGAAGATGAAGAAGACG gGCCGAAATATAGTGGTTTTCTACGGTTCCCAGACGGGCACAGCAGAGGAGTTTGCCAATCGCCTCTCCAAAGATGCCCATCGTTATGGCCTCCGGGGCATGGCAGCAGATCCAGAGGAGTATGACCTG TCAGACCTGAGTCGCCTCTCTGAGATTGACAAATCCTTGGCTGTGTTCTGCATGGCCACCTATGGAGAGGGGGATCCCACGGACAATGCCCAGGATTTCTACGACTGGCTGCAGGAGGCCGATGCCGACCTGTCGGGTCTCCGGTTTGCA GTCTTTGGGCTGGGGAACAAGACTTACGAGCACTTCAATGCCATGGGGAAGTACGTGGACAAGAGACTGGAGGAGCTCGGAGCCCAGCGCATCTTCGAGCTTGGGCTGGGAGATGACGATGGCAA CCTGGAAGAAGACTTCATCACCTGGAGAGAGCAGTTCTGGCCAGCAGTGTGTGAGCACTTCGGGGTGGAGGCTACAGGAGAAGagtccag cATCCGGCAGTACGAGCTGGTGGTGCACACAGATGTGAACATGAACAAAGTCTACACGGGGGAGATGGGCCGGCTCAAGAGCTACGAGAACCAGAAGCC CCCGTTTGATGCCAAGAACCCCTTCCTGGCTCAGGTTACAGAGAACCGCAAGCTGAACGAGGGTGGAGAGCGACACTTGATGCACCTGGAGCTGGATATCTCCAATTCCAAAATCAG gtACGAGTCCGGGGACCATGTGGCCGTGTACCCAGCCAACGACTCCTCCCTGGTGAACCAGATCGGTGAGATCCTGGGCACAGATCTGGACACTGTCATGTCCCTAAACAACTTGGACG AGGAATCCAACAAGAAGCATCCCTTCCCTTGCCCCACATCGTACCGGACAGCCCTGACTTACTACCTGGACATCACCAACCCTCCCCGCACCAACGTCCTGTACGAGCTGGCCCAGTACGCCACGGACGCCAGCGAGCAGGAGCGCCTCCGCAAAATGGCCTCGTCCGCTGCCGAGGGCAAG GCGCTGTACCTCAGCTGGGTGGTGGAGGCCCGCAGGAACATCCTGGCCATCCTGCAGGACATGCCCTCCCTGCGCCCCCCCATCGACCACCTGTGCGAGCTCCTGCCCCGCCTGCAGGCCCGCTACTACTCCATTGCCTCCTCCTCCAAG GTTCATCCCAATTCCATCCACATCTGTGCCGTGACGGTGGAGTATGAGACCAAGACGGGCCGCCTGAACAAAGGGGTGGCCACCAACTGGCTCAAGAACAAGGTGCCTGACCAGAAcgggagcagctccctggtgcCCATGTACGTCCGAAAGTCGCAGTTCCGGCTGCCCTTCAAGCCCAGCACACCCGTGATCATGATCGGGCCGGGCACTGGCATCGCCCCCTTCATCGGCTTCATCCAGGAGCGGGCCTGGCTGAAGCAGCAAG GCAAAGAGGTGGGTGAGACGGTGCTGTACTATGGCTGCCGCCATGAGCACGAGGACTACCTGTACCGGGAGGAGCTGGCCCGCTTCCAGAAGGAGGGAGTCCTCACCCAGCTCAATGTGGCCTTCTCCAGGGACCAGGCTGAGAAG GTTTACGTCCAGCACTTACTGAAGAAGAACAAGGAAAACGTCTGGAAGCTGATTGACGAGGGAATGGCTCATATCTATGTGTGTGG